Below is a window of Plutella xylostella chromosome 15, ilPluXylo3.1, whole genome shotgun sequence DNA.
ttttaaacatacagcattactcgatattttttttgactgcgatcaatagcagggcgctacagggtgatgcaacaccaaacaaattctaacaatatggatttttgtaccggcggcgcccaaaaaactgatccaaggtgtcgattttcagcaaatttataaaagtgtcaatatctcgaaaattatcgagtttttactaaggtcatattgtgatattctggcctctcatgagctgacctatcagccctttaagggatgacgttgacttttgggacaccctgtataagtacctaaactaTATTAACTAATCAGGCTTTCCCATGAGCATCTCTTTATCAAAGATGGTATTCCCGTGGACAAACATTCAATCTCAAAGACACACAGTAAGGCCCTGGCAAATGGCCTAGTTTGTAGGTACTGGTAGGTATCCTTGCTACTGTATGTTTTCCCATCACCCCATCTTCCTATTTCCACCACACAGACTATACTACGTTCCACCCTCAGAATAACAACGTTTCCGCTTTGGACTTCTCCCTTTTTTTTCAAGGTGCACAGCgcaaaaattattttaatataatttttaggTTTGGCAACATAACCTCTCCCTCTTGTCATGTCATGTCGTTTTTCCAAATTACGACTGGCACGGGCTGTTTGTTGTAGATTTACAATAATTCTTGTTTGTGATCTCATTTCCCCATAGTTAACCGTTAAATTGGATCGCTACAATATGGATAAAAGGAAATTGTCAACTGCCGGGGACAGTCTGTATCAAATTCTTCAGGTTCCAAAAACCGCTACACCAGACGATGTCAAGAAAAGCTATCGTAAATTGGCTTTAAAATATCATCCAGACAAGAACCCGAACAATCCTGAAGCGTCAGATAAGTTCAAAGAAGTTAACAGAGCCCACACCATTTTGAGCGATACTACGAAACGTAATATTTACGACAATTACGGCTCGCTCGGACTTTACATCGCCGAACAATTTGGAGAAGAAAATGTCAACGCCTATTTCGTTGTCACAAGCACTTGGTGCAAGGCGCTGTGTGTCGTTTGCGGCATACTGACAGGATGCTACTTCTGCTGCTGCCTGTGCTGCTGCTGCAACTGCTGCTGCGGCAAGTGCAAGCCGCGGCCCGAGGACACCGGCGACTACCACACGCTGGAGCGCGACGACTCCGACGGCGTGCAGCGCACCGTGACGAGCCAGCCGGCGCCGGGCGCGCAGCCCAGCGGCGAGGGCGCGCCCTCCATCGCGCTGCCCATGTCCGACCCAGTCACCTCGCCAGCCATCCCACTTGGAGCCTCCGAGCACACCGGCCTCAACACAGGTGGGGTCAATTATGGCATTTCACAgtaatttcaagtatcaaagtcccACAACATCAATTAAATATACATTCTTATtgtgtatttaattatagatttcaaaagtatttatgtATCCATTTGTCAGTTCTTTTTTGATTTGAGTGATTGGATTCACATAATTACACTGTGATTTGCTATTTCAATACTGTCACCTTGTATCAGATTCTTCTCT
It encodes the following:
- the LOC105398707 gene encoding dnaJ homolog subfamily C member 5 isoform X2 gives rise to the protein MDKRKLSTAGDSLYQILQVPKTATPDDVKKSYRKLALKYHPDKNPNNPEASDKFKEVNRAHTILSDTTKRNIYDNYGSLGLYIAEQFGEENVNAYFVVTSTWCKALCVVCGILTGCYFCCCLCCCCNCCCGKCKPRPEDTGDYHTLERDDSDGVQRTVTSQPAPGAQPSGEGAPSIALPMSDPVTSPAIPLGASEHTGLNTGSSIPKYT